CACCGGCAGCTTCAGCTGCCGGCGAGCCAACTCAGGCGATGGAAAGTTATCGAGTTGGTCGAGCTCGCGGCGGAAGGCATCGACATCTTCGAAGTTTTTATATACCGCCGCAAAGCGCACATACGCAATGTGATCCAGGGCTTGCAACTCGTCCATCACCCAGGTGCCGACCTGCCCCGACGCGATTTCACGCTCACCCGTTGTCCGCAGCTTATGCATCACATGGTTGATGGCAATTTCTACGTCTTCCGGGCTGACCGTAGTCTTGTAGGTGGCATGCTCAATACCACGGCGGAGCTTTTTCTCGTCAAA
This genomic stretch from Oceanococcus sp. HetDA_MAG_MS8 harbors:
- the nrdR gene encoding transcriptional regulator NrdR, producing MKCPFCNAPDTRVVDSRLAAEGYQVRRRRECPECAERFTTFEGAELVMPQVRKRGGETEPFDEKKLRRGIEHATYKTTVSPEDVEIAINHVMHKLRTTGEREIASGQVGTWVMDELQALDHIAYVRFAAVYKNFEDVDAFRRELDQLDNFPSPELARRQLKLPVADQ